The genomic interval GTGGGCTGAACTTCCGTCGGCGGGATTCAGGCTTCCCACCACCATCTCAATCCCGTGCTGGGACGAACCGGTAATGACCACCTTACGGTGGTTTGCTTTGAACATGAGCATTCGGCCAAACTGCAGGGCTGAAATTTTCTCGCCATCCCGGTCGAAGGGGTTTGAAAAGTGCCTTTCGTGGGCCCATTTTGAAAAAAATGTAGCTTTAAGAAAATTTTCGGTGAGGGCCCAGTATGGTGAATAGATAGAGTTGGAATCGGGAAGTTCAGAAAGATCGGTAAAGACCACGGGGATTCCCACCTTGGCCATATCCTTGAAAAATTCCGGTTCATGCCCCCCGTATATGCGGTTGATGGGGTCTGTCATAACCACCACATCCAGCTTTCTCATGGACCGTTTTTTCTTTATGAGGGCCTCTGCCAGCTCCGAAGCCAGTTTGCGGTGCTCTTCCGGAATACTGCCCTGCCATGGGTTCCAGAGGAAAAGGTCCACATAGATGAACTGGTCTGCCCGGTGGATCATGGCCAGGACCTCGTCGAAAATTTCCTGATTGATCACTCTACGGTTGATTTCAGGATCCCACGCTGTATCGTCAATGAGAAGTTGGATGCTCTCAGCCGCAATGCCTGTGGGGGAGGTAATGATATGGGTGCCAGGGGGTAAAGATGGTGTGGTGTAAAGAAGGGTGGGAAGCAGTACGACGACGACCGCGGTAGTAAGTACCGCGGCCAGGAGAAGCATCCATTTCGACTTTAACCTGGAAAGTAAATTCATAGGCCTCAATTTTTTTCACCACCCGTTCGTCACAAAAGGGACGTGACTCACTAGAGAACACAGAGAACACCCTTCAAAAAGCTCAGGGTAGGTTGAAAAAACCAATGATTTCAAGGAAATCCTTTGAAAAGGATATGTCTTACCTAGTGAAACCCTGTGGTGCAGCCTGGAATTGGCTACGCTGTGGTAAATTAACTTTTAATCGCCTTTATGATAACCGCGCCTTCACCGGTACTAAGCCTTCCTCCGATTTGCTCCGTGACTCCGTGGTGAAAAACATCGTCTTTTTAGTAAACGGCCTTGCCCAGAATTAAGCCTCCCTCTGGGTTAAATCAGCTTTTCGCTTCCTTTTCCGATACAAACTGCAGTGCAACTCCGTTGATGCAGTACCGAAGCCCGGTAGGTTTGGGCCCATCATTGAAGATGTGTCCCTGGTGTCCAATACAGCGGGCACAGTGTACCTCTGTCCGCCGCGTGAAAAGGCTGTTGTCCTCCTGGACGCCCACGTTTTCGGGTGCGATGGGCTGCCAGAAGCTCGGCCACCCTGTTCCGGAGCCAAACTTGTGCTCGGAGGAGAACAGGTCAAGGCCGCACCCTGCACAACGGTAAACGCCTTTTTCCTTGTTATTGTCAAGTTCGCTGGTGAAGGCTCTCTCGGTGCCCTGCTCGCGAAGCACACGGTACTGTTCCTTTGTAAGTATTTTTTTCCACTCGTCTTTGTTTTTAACGACTTTGTCCATAATTACATATCCACCTTCCGTAAAGGAATATACCCTCAAAGTGCCTTCGCTGGTAACTGCGAAAGCCTCTCTTGTGGAAAAAACAACGGGATAACCGGCCCAGGCCAAAACCAGGCCCTTCCCTAATCGATTCATGAAATCTCTCCTGTTTATCATCATCGTACCATCCTTCCCTTGCCAAACATCTCCCCGCCTAACTGTAATATAACCATGGGAAGGGGAGGGACAACCGTTATTATAAATGCGATGTTTTTTTTACCACGGAGACAGGCGGAGAAACGCGGAGAAACGCTCCAACCTGGGGGAAAGCGCGGTTACTATAAAGGAGATGTTTTTCACCAGTGAGGATACTTAGATACCGTTCTTTCCCCAGGTATTCACTTCCCGGATGAGCCAAATCAGTTTTTATTAAATGTAATAAATAAAGCGAAACCGGGTTGACTCATACCACAACATTATTATATTACACAACACTGTTAACTGTTTGCCTCAGGAGATGACAAAATATGAAGAACAAATTTCTGTTAATCGGCGCGCCAGTCCTCATCATCGCCGCTTTCGTTGGATTTCTCGCATGGAACTCCTATAACGCGCCCGGTGATGTCACTGGAGCGCAGTTCATCAGCCCCGAGACCTTCCGCCAATGGCTGGACCAGGACAAGGCTCTTGTGGTGGATGTCCAGACCTACGATGGTTATTTGAGAATGCACTTCCCGGGCTCGATCACGACTCACGCCTACCCGGTGGTCACGGCCGCCCAAAAGAGGCAGGTGGAGGCGATCATCCCGATCATTAATAAATCCAAAAAACCGGTGGTCCTTGTCTGCTTCGGAGGCATAACCGGTGCTCCAAACGCGCGCACCCATCTCCTTTCCAAGGGGGTCTCCGACAAGAGGCTCTTTATTCTCCAGGGCGGGTCCATGGGGTGGCCGTGGAAGGGTATGTTCATCAGCGGTACTCGACGCTGATGCTCTGGATAACGGCGGCAAGTTGTGATCAGGATTTGACACGGATTCAGACTTTCTCTGTGCCCTTCTATGAGTAGGCCGGTCCTGTCAACGGGAAACTGGTCTATTGCCGACATCGGAAGCCCTTGCTTACACCCTGCT from bacterium carries:
- the msrB gene encoding peptide-methionine (R)-S-oxide reductase MsrB, which codes for MNRLGKGLVLAWAGYPVVFSTREAFAVTSEGTLRVYSFTEGGYVIMDKVVKNKDEWKKILTKEQYRVLREQGTERAFTSELDNNKEKGVYRCAGCGLDLFSSEHKFGSGTGWPSFWQPIAPENVGVQEDNSLFTRRTEVHCARCIGHQGHIFNDGPKPTGLRYCINGVALQFVSEKEAKS
- a CDS encoding rhodanese-like domain-containing protein, whose protein sequence is MKNKFLLIGAPVLIIAAFVGFLAWNSYNAPGDVTGAQFISPETFRQWLDQDKALVVDVQTYDGYLRMHFPGSITTHAYPVVTAAQKRQVEAIIPIINKSKKPVVLVCFGGITGAPNARTHLLSKGVSDKRLFILQGGSMGWPWKGMFISGTRR